One genomic window of Oscillospiraceae bacterium includes the following:
- a CDS encoding arylsulfatase has product MKNETGSPNIIYILADDMGYGDLSCLNENSKIHTPNFDRLADSGMAFTDAHASSAVCTPSRYSVLTGRYNWRSRLKHHVLGGYSPSLIEQDRLTVADMLREKGYKTACIGKWHLGLNWGTTGSFVEEPGYRDSKGIDFSAPIKGGPCDHGFDYYFGISASLDMPPYVYIENEKVTQLPDHETESPDIMRFWRLGPTAPDFKHEQVLPKVTEKALDIIEKWADKPFFLYFPLPAPHAPILPIGEFVGKSKTNSYGDFVLMCDDVVGQVMEKLKQLNLTDNTIVIYTSDNGCSHVADLKALAQLGHNPSYIFRGHKADIYEGGHRIPLLVSWPGKIQPGSTSAEPVCLIDLMATVADIVGYQLPENAGEDSVSNLPVWLGETYQKPLREATVHHSIDGSFSIRKGQWKLELCPGSGGWSYPRPGEEPEGSPSFQLYDLDSDIAEKVNVIADHPEIVEELKALLTQYITQGRSTPGTPQSNTGPAYWEQLHWMA; this is encoded by the coding sequence ATGAAAAATGAAACCGGCTCTCCCAATATTATTTACATTCTGGCGGATGATATGGGATATGGGGACTTATCCTGTTTGAACGAGAATTCGAAAATCCACACCCCGAATTTTGACCGTCTGGCCGATTCCGGCATGGCTTTTACCGATGCCCATGCATCCTCTGCGGTATGCACGCCGTCTCGATATTCGGTTCTGACCGGAAGATATAACTGGCGCTCCAGATTAAAACATCATGTACTTGGCGGGTATTCACCGTCTCTGATCGAACAGGACCGCTTGACCGTCGCCGATATGTTGCGAGAAAAGGGTTATAAGACGGCCTGTATCGGGAAATGGCATTTGGGATTGAATTGGGGAACCACGGGATCATTTGTTGAAGAACCCGGATACAGAGACAGCAAAGGAATTGATTTTTCGGCTCCGATCAAAGGCGGTCCCTGCGATCACGGATTTGATTATTACTTCGGTATCAGCGCTTCGCTGGATATGCCGCCCTATGTATATATCGAAAACGAAAAGGTAACGCAGCTCCCCGATCACGAAACCGAAAGCCCCGACATTATGAGATTTTGGCGATTGGGGCCGACCGCGCCCGATTTTAAGCATGAGCAGGTTCTGCCGAAAGTCACCGAGAAAGCGTTGGATATCATCGAAAAATGGGCGGACAAGCCGTTTTTCCTGTACTTTCCGCTGCCGGCGCCCCATGCGCCGATTCTTCCGATCGGTGAATTTGTGGGAAAATCGAAAACGAACAGCTACGGCGATTTTGTGTTGATGTGCGACGACGTCGTCGGACAAGTGATGGAAAAACTGAAACAGCTGAATCTGACGGACAACACCATCGTCATCTATACCAGTGACAACGGGTGTTCTCATGTGGCCGACTTAAAAGCACTGGCGCAGCTCGGCCATAACCCCAGCTACATTTTCCGGGGACATAAAGCGGATATTTACGAAGGCGGACACAGAATCCCGCTGCTGGTCAGCTGGCCTGGTAAAATTCAGCCCGGCAGCACTTCGGCCGAGCCGGTCTGCCTGATTGACCTGATGGCCACCGTGGCCGACATCGTCGGTTATCAACTGCCGGAAAATGCCGGAGAAGACAGCGTGAGCAACCTGCCCGTCTGGCTGGGTGAAACCTATCAAAAGCCGCTGCGGGAAGCCACCGTGCATCATTCCATCGACGGGTCTTTCTCTATTCGGAAAGGTCAGTGGAAGTTGGAACTGTGTCCCGGATCGGGCGGATGGAGTTATCCGAGGCCCGGCGAAGAGCCGGAGGGATCGCCTTCGTTCCAACTTTATGATTTGGATTCGGACATAGCGGAAAAGGTCAATGTGATCGCGGATCACCCCGAAATCGTAGAAGAATTGAAAGCATTGTTGACACAATATATCACACAAGGCCGAAGCACACCCGGCACACCGCAATCCAATACAGGACCCGCGTATTGGGAACAATTACACTGGATGGCCTGA
- a CDS encoding glycoside hydrolase family 3 C-terminal domain-containing protein encodes MDFKQRAKELVAQMTLAEKMAQMQYESPAIERLGIPAYNWWNEALHGAARTGTATVFPQSIAMAASFDDELMETVGGVISDEVRAKYNQYRTFGDTEVYQGLTCWSPNINIFRDPRWGRGHETYGEDPMLTAKMGAAFVRGMQGYDPVYRKVDATLKHYAVHSGPESERHHFDAVVSEKDLYETYLFAFKYCIDHAHPAAVMGAYNRVLGEPCCASKRLLGDILRGEFGFDGYVVSDCGAICDINKTHKVTANEAESAALAVKNGCDLNCGDAYKWLKTSVAMGLLDEETVTVSVERLFEARLKLGMFDKCVYDDIPYSIVACKKHKALARQMSRESIVLCKNDGILPLSPDKTYAVIGPNADDLTVLLANYNGTPDHYTTPLEGIQNIAENVIYARGTHTYKDEEHSRYFEHPLREAIIAARHSDVVILCMGINPWLEGEETPENESCGDKPDLELPAVQKRLFEEIIKVGKPMVFVNISGSCLNLSRADETCNAVVQCFYPGAEGGDALAEILFGKYSPCGRLPVTFYRSTDDLPPFNDYDMENRTYRFFKGSPLYPFGHGLTYGEIKEDWKDENAVVLKNNGKFGTKYAVLKYADATKRKLVDFKKIFVPAGGSITVKF; translated from the coding sequence ATGGACTTTAAACAACGCGCAAAAGAACTGGTCGCCCAAATGACCTTAGCCGAAAAAATGGCGCAGATGCAGTATGAATCACCCGCCATTGAGCGGCTCGGTATTCCGGCTTACAACTGGTGGAACGAGGCGCTGCACGGCGCAGCCCGTACCGGAACCGCCACTGTCTTTCCCCAGTCCATCGCCATGGCGGCGAGCTTTGACGACGAGCTGATGGAAACCGTCGGCGGTGTAATCTCCGACGAAGTTCGCGCAAAATACAATCAATACCGCACCTTCGGCGACACCGAGGTTTATCAGGGCCTGACCTGCTGGTCACCCAACATCAATATCTTCCGTGACCCGCGGTGGGGACGCGGCCACGAGACCTACGGCGAAGACCCGATGCTGACCGCCAAAATGGGTGCGGCGTTCGTGCGCGGCATGCAGGGTTACGACCCCGTCTACCGCAAGGTCGACGCCACGCTGAAGCACTACGCCGTCCACAGCGGCCCGGAATCCGAACGACACCACTTTGATGCCGTTGTATCGGAAAAGGACTTATACGAGACCTATCTGTTCGCGTTCAAATACTGCATCGACCACGCGCATCCCGCCGCCGTCATGGGCGCTTATAACCGCGTGCTCGGCGAGCCCTGCTGTGCCAGCAAGCGGCTGTTGGGCGATATTTTACGCGGCGAGTTCGGGTTTGACGGCTATGTCGTCTCGGACTGCGGCGCGATCTGCGACATCAACAAAACCCACAAAGTCACCGCGAACGAAGCCGAAAGCGCGGCACTGGCCGTGAAAAACGGCTGCGACCTCAACTGCGGCGACGCCTATAAGTGGCTCAAGACCTCGGTGGCGATGGGGTTGTTGGACGAGGAAACCGTCACTGTCTCGGTCGAGCGGCTGTTTGAAGCCCGGTTAAAACTCGGCATGTTCGACAAGTGCGTTTATGACGATATCCCCTACAGCATCGTCGCCTGCAAAAAGCACAAGGCGCTGGCCCGGCAGATGTCCCGAGAGAGTATCGTCCTTTGCAAAAACGACGGCATCCTGCCGCTCTCACCCGATAAGACCTATGCCGTCATCGGCCCGAATGCCGACGACCTGACCGTCTTGCTCGCCAACTACAACGGCACCCCTGATCACTACACCACCCCGCTCGAGGGGATTCAAAATATCGCCGAAAACGTGATCTATGCACGCGGCACCCATACCTACAAAGACGAGGAACACAGCCGCTATTTCGAACACCCGCTGCGTGAAGCGATCATCGCCGCACGTCACAGCGATGTCGTGATTTTGTGCATGGGCATCAACCCCTGGCTCGAGGGTGAAGAGACCCCGGAAAACGAATCCTGCGGCGACAAACCCGATCTCGAGCTGCCCGCCGTGCAAAAACGGTTATTTGAGGAGATCATCAAAGTCGGCAAACCGATGGTCTTTGTCAACATCAGCGGCAGTTGCCTGAATCTGAGCCGAGCCGACGAGACCTGCAATGCGGTCGTTCAATGCTTCTATCCGGGTGCTGAAGGCGGCGATGCGCTTGCGGAGATTTTATTCGGAAAATACAGCCCCTGCGGTCGCCTGCCGGTGACCTTTTACCGCAGTACCGACGACCTGCCGCCGTTCAACGATTACGACATGGAAAACCGCACTTACCGCTTTTTCAAGGGCAGCCCGCTCTACCCGTTCGGCCACGGCCTGACCTACGGCGAAATCAAAGAGGATTGGAAAGACGAAAATGCCGTCGTTTTGAAAAACAACGGCAAATTCGGCACCAAATATGCGGTTTTGAAATACGCCGACGCGACAAAGCGAAAGCTAGTCGATTTCAAAAAGATCTTCGTACCCGCCGGCGGTTCGATTACAGTAAAGTTTTAA
- a CDS encoding WG repeat-containing protein yields the protein MKKTVFLLSAMLISISMVSCGSNNNIISPSQSSSNISAIIEQSQTTASVPEQSQVPSLASSTQQSQAVMHSTIEPIYDEVRNFSDGLAAVCINDKWGYIYKTGKVVVPIKYGFVGSSYSLYDGDQDGDFSCGLAMVRMNGKYGYIDKTGKEVVPLKYDNEYKFCEGMAAVCLND from the coding sequence ATGAAAAAAACAGTTTTTTTGCTATCTGCTATGTTAATATCTATTTCAATGGTTTCTTGCGGTTCTAATAACAACATTATTTCTCCATCACAATCGAGCAGCAATATTTCCGCAATCATAGAACAAAGTCAAACAACAGCGAGCGTTCCAGAGCAAAGTCAAGTACCGTCATTAGCTTCGTCAACTCAGCAAAGTCAAGCGGTAATGCATTCTACGATTGAGCCAATATATGATGAGGTAAGAAATTTTTCGGATGGTTTAGCAGCGGTTTGTATCAACGACAAGTGGGGATACATTTACAAAACAGGTAAAGTGGTTGTTCCGATAAAATATGGTTTTGTCGGGAGCTCATATTCCTTGTATGACGGAGACCAGGACGGCGACTTTAGCTGCGGTTTGGCAATGGTGAGAATGAATGGAAAATATGGATATATCGATAAAACCGGAAAAGAAGTTGTACCATTAAAATATGACAACGAATACAAATTTTGCGAGGGAATGGCTGCTGTTTGCTTGAATGATTAA
- a CDS encoding ABC-F family ATP-binding cassette domain-containing protein translates to MITVSDVSLGFGGTVLFKHVDLKFLTGNCYGIIGANGAGKSTFIRILCGELEPTTGEVIIPKNLRLSVLKQDHFAFDEFNVLDTVTMGNPRLHEIIKQKEALYAKETFTEEDGVLASELEGEFAELNGWESDSEASKLIQGLGLSEELLYSQMSTLSGNEKVKVLLAQALFGNPDIILLDEPTNHLDIDAISWLEEFLAEYAGTVLVVSHDRHFLNNVCTHIVDIDYGKIKMYVGNYEFWYESSQLIQRLLKQQNKKNEERVKELQTFIERFSANKSKSKQATSRKKLLDKLTVDEMPSSSRKYPYIGFTMDREAGKDILSVRGISKTVDGVKILNNVSFSVNNGDKVAFIGESEQAVTMLFKIIMGETEPDEGSIKWGVTISKSYFPIDNSKFFNNCTLSILDWMRQYTTDETETYLRGFLGKMLFSGDDVYKPVNVLSGGERVRCMFSRMMLFSANTLILDHPTNHLDLESITAVNNALVDFKGNVFFATHDYEIIQTTANRIIEILPDGVIDREGTYEQYLEYRKNLPLPKVTL, encoded by the coding sequence ATGATTACAGTATCTGATGTCAGCCTCGGTTTTGGCGGAACCGTTCTTTTCAAACATGTTGACCTGAAGTTCCTCACGGGGAACTGCTACGGTATCATCGGGGCAAACGGTGCCGGAAAATCAACTTTTATCCGCATTCTCTGCGGCGAACTCGAACCCACAACGGGCGAGGTCATTATTCCGAAAAATCTTCGGTTGTCCGTGTTGAAGCAGGATCATTTCGCTTTTGACGAATTTAACGTTCTGGACACGGTGACGATGGGCAACCCCCGCCTTCACGAAATTATCAAGCAAAAAGAAGCGCTGTACGCAAAGGAGACCTTCACGGAAGAGGACGGGGTTTTGGCGTCCGAACTGGAGGGTGAATTTGCCGAACTGAACGGCTGGGAGTCCGATTCCGAGGCGTCGAAGCTGATTCAGGGGCTCGGGCTTTCTGAGGAGTTGCTGTATTCACAGATGTCAACCCTTTCGGGAAACGAAAAGGTGAAAGTTTTGCTTGCCCAGGCCCTGTTCGGCAATCCCGACATCATCCTTTTGGACGAGCCGACGAATCATCTGGATATCGATGCGATCAGCTGGCTCGAGGAGTTCCTCGCCGAATACGCGGGCACCGTTTTGGTGGTTTCGCACGACCGCCACTTTTTAAACAACGTCTGTACGCATATTGTGGATATCGATTACGGCAAGATCAAGATGTATGTCGGAAACTACGAATTTTGGTATGAATCCAGCCAGTTGATCCAGCGTTTGCTCAAACAGCAGAATAAGAAAAACGAGGAAAGGGTCAAGGAGCTTCAGACCTTTATCGAGCGATTTTCCGCCAATAAATCGAAGTCCAAGCAGGCGACATCCAGAAAAAAACTGCTTGATAAACTCACCGTTGACGAGATGCCCTCCTCCAGCAGAAAATATCCGTACATCGGGTTCACCATGGACAGAGAAGCCGGGAAGGACATCCTTTCCGTCCGCGGCATTTCAAAAACCGTTGACGGCGTAAAGATTTTGAACAATGTTTCGTTTTCCGTCAACAACGGCGATAAAGTTGCGTTTATCGGGGAAAGCGAGCAGGCGGTCACGATGTTGTTTAAAATCATCATGGGTGAGACGGAGCCGGATGAAGGCAGCATCAAATGGGGCGTGACGATTTCAAAGTCCTATTTTCCCATTGACAATTCAAAGTTTTTCAACAACTGCACGCTTTCGATCTTGGATTGGATGCGGCAGTATACGACCGATGAAACCGAAACCTATCTGCGCGGTTTCTTAGGCAAAATGCTGTTTTCGGGAGACGATGTCTATAAACCCGTCAATGTCCTCTCGGGCGGCGAGAGGGTGCGCTGTATGTTTTCGCGGATGATGCTTTTCAGTGCAAACACGCTGATTTTGGACCATCCGACAAACCACCTGGACCTTGAATCGATCACCGCAGTCAATAACGCGCTGGTTGATTTCAAAGGCAATGTGTTTTTTGCCACGCACGACTACGAAATCATTCAAACCACCGCAAACAGGATCATCGAAATCCTGCCCGACGGCGTCATTGACCGGGAAGGCACTTATGAGCAATATCTGGAATATCGCAAAAACCTGCCGCTTCCCAAGGTGACCCTTTGA
- a CDS encoding WG repeat-containing protein yields the protein MDTTGKEIVPLKYDSVSYFQDGMAAVSNGGEYYHFFDEEMGEMSGYDGSKWGFIDTAGKEVVPCQYNIYSNFTDGVAIINTGTNGNQGNHYGVIDKTGKMIVPVGKYTWFGDISDGMIAACSGSEYPSNKWGFIDVSGKEVIPCIYSFTIEGIIPSFSEGLAWCGCGLMDKDGKFLIDATRYDKIWFFHEGMVWVQLNNKYGFIDNKGNEVVIPKYGYVRDFKEGFAAVCLNKSQHSEWGYIDKTGKEITPFIYSGAESFNEGYAAVSVGNNDNVKWGFINQAGTLVVECQYEDVNRYQEGMAAVCLNDKWGFISFSN from the coding sequence ATAGACACAACAGGCAAAGAGATTGTTCCGCTGAAATATGACAGTGTTTCCTATTTCCAAGATGGCATGGCTGCTGTATCAAACGGAGGAGAATATTATCATTTCTTTGATGAAGAAATGGGTGAAATGTCCGGATATGACGGCAGTAAGTGGGGATTTATCGACACCGCAGGCAAAGAAGTTGTACCCTGCCAATATAACATTTATTCTAACTTCACTGATGGTGTAGCAATCATAAATACCGGCACAAACGGAAATCAAGGTAACCATTATGGAGTCATAGACAAAACCGGAAAAATGATTGTTCCTGTCGGAAAATATACTTGGTTTGGCGATATATCAGATGGTATGATAGCTGCCTGTAGTGGCAGCGAATATCCAAGTAACAAATGGGGATTTATTGATGTGTCGGGAAAAGAAGTAATTCCATGCATTTATAGTTTTACGATAGAAGGAATTATTCCTTCCTTTTCCGAGGGTTTAGCATGGTGTGGATGCGGTCTTATGGATAAAGACGGTAAATTTTTGATAGACGCAACCCGCTATGATAAAATTTGGTTCTTTCATGAAGGTATGGTTTGGGTTCAATTAAACAATAAATATGGCTTTATCGACAACAAAGGCAACGAGGTTGTAATTCCCAAATATGGATATGTTCGTGATTTTAAAGAAGGATTTGCAGCGGTTTGCTTAAACAAATCGCAGCATAGCGAGTGGGGTTATATCGACAAAACAGGAAAAGAAATAACACCTTTTATATATTCAGGTGCTGAAAGCTTTAATGAGGGATATGCCGCGGTCAGCGTTGGCAATAATGATAATGTAAAATGGGGATTTATCAATCAAGCGGGAACTCTCGTTGTAGAATGCCAATATGAAGATGTTAACCGATATCAAGAGGGTATGGCAGCTGTTTGCTTGAATGATAAATGGGGATTTATTTCTTTCTCTAATTAA
- a CDS encoding FprA family A-type flavoprotein: MYCTRKIKDDLIYIGSDDRRLAMFEGVYSVERGVSYNSYLLLDEKIVVFDTVDKAVGKVFFENLEHELAGKTPDYVIVQHMEPDHSATLTDLVCRYPDITIVCSAKSAVLMNQFFDLGDAKIQVVSEGEILDTGRHKLCFIMAPMVHWPEVMTTYDHTDRILFSADAFGTFGALNGALFADEVDFERDYLGEARRYYCNIVGKYGPSTQSLLNKMAEVPVEMLCPLHGFVWRENLEFYIEKYRRWSSYTPEENGVMIAYASIYGNTENAAQIISSRLRDRGVKTVMFDVSVTPASEIVAEAFRWSHLLFASSTYNMGVFVTMDELLRDLAAHNIQNRTVALVENGSWAPVSGKLMREILGSCKNLTFIENAITIKSSLKEAQLSELDALVDAIAASVARYPDKA, encoded by the coding sequence ATGTATTGCACCAGAAAAATCAAAGATGATCTGATTTATATCGGCAGCGACGACCGGCGGCTCGCGATGTTCGAGGGCGTCTATTCGGTCGAGCGCGGCGTTTCATATAATTCTTATCTGCTTTTGGACGAAAAGATTGTGGTTTTCGACACCGTTGACAAAGCGGTAGGGAAAGTGTTCTTTGAAAATCTCGAACACGAGCTTGCGGGCAAAACCCCCGATTATGTGATTGTTCAGCACATGGAACCCGACCACTCGGCAACGCTTACCGATCTCGTCTGCCGCTATCCCGACATCACCATCGTCTGCAGCGCAAAGTCCGCCGTGCTGATGAACCAGTTTTTTGATCTCGGTGACGCCAAGATTCAGGTGGTGAGCGAGGGCGAAATTCTCGACACCGGCAGGCACAAGCTCTGCTTTATCATGGCGCCGATGGTGCATTGGCCCGAGGTCATGACGACCTACGACCACACCGACAGAATTTTATTTTCGGCGGATGCGTTCGGTACGTTCGGCGCGCTCAACGGCGCTTTGTTCGCCGACGAAGTCGATTTCGAGCGCGATTACCTCGGCGAAGCCAGACGGTATTACTGCAACATCGTCGGCAAATACGGCCCGTCCACACAATCGCTTCTGAATAAAATGGCCGAAGTTCCGGTCGAGATGCTTTGCCCGCTGCACGGCTTTGTCTGGCGCGAAAACCTCGAATTTTACATTGAAAAATACCGCCGTTGGAGCAGCTATACCCCGGAGGAAAACGGCGTAATGATCGCCTATGCGTCGATTTACGGCAATACCGAAAACGCGGCGCAGATCATCTCTTCGCGCCTGCGGGACCGCGGCGTCAAAACCGTGATGTTCGACGTTTCGGTGACGCCCGCGTCCGAAATTGTAGCGGAGGCATTCCGCTGGAGCCATTTGCTGTTCGCTTCATCCACCTACAATATGGGCGTGTTCGTGACGATGGACGAACTGCTGCGCGATCTGGCGGCGCATAATATCCAAAACCGCACCGTAGCACTTGTCGAAAACGGCTCATGGGCGCCGGTTTCGGGCAAACTGATGCGCGAAATCCTCGGCAGCTGCAAAAACCTGACCTTTATCGAAAACGCAATTACGATCAAATCCTCGCTCAAAGAAGCGCAGCTTTCCGAACTCGACGCACTGGTCGATGCGATTGCAGCCTCCGTGGCCCGATATCCGGACAAGGCGTAA
- a CDS encoding rubredoxin — translation MKKYVCNVCGWEYDEEKGDPDNGIAPGTKFEDLPDDFMCPVCGAGKDEFSPA, via the coding sequence ATGAAAAAGTATGTATGCAACGTCTGCGGTTGGGAGTACGACGAGGAAAAAGGCGATCCTGATAACGGCATCGCGCCCGGCACCAAATTCGAAGATCTGCCCGACGATTTCATGTGTCCGGTCTGCGGCGCGGGAAAAGATGAATTTTCTCCGGCATAA
- a CDS encoding VTT domain-containing protein, which yields MAVRKKIFRYLIMAVVFALIFLTILLVLKKILPGFVEVLEEGNGTTIEGYVRGFGSVKGVLIGILLQFMQIVSIVFPGGPIQISMGIIFGTWLGLGVCFVGYVAANCAVFWAARALGEKINDWMPIEEEERSTKLNFIRRIKNPTLMVLITCMMPFMPNGVVPYLAARTDIKFKNFFLAVSIGCAPTLLLLCAAGNKILKGNYIEAGIYGAVLVACVVLLTVKQKEILALAEKIRIKLKRDSGSGK from the coding sequence ATGGCAGTTAGAAAAAAGATTTTTCGATATTTGATTATGGCGGTCGTCTTTGCCCTGATTTTTCTGACGATCCTTTTAGTGTTGAAGAAGATTCTTCCGGGTTTTGTCGAAGTGCTCGAAGAGGGCAACGGAACGACAATTGAGGGGTATGTTCGCGGATTCGGATCGGTAAAAGGCGTTTTAATCGGAATTTTACTGCAATTTATGCAGATTGTCAGCATAGTATTTCCCGGAGGTCCGATTCAGATCTCTATGGGGATTATATTCGGCACTTGGCTCGGACTCGGGGTTTGCTTTGTCGGTTATGTAGCGGCCAATTGTGCGGTGTTTTGGGCGGCGAGAGCGTTGGGTGAAAAGATCAATGACTGGATGCCGATCGAGGAAGAAGAACGTTCGACCAAGTTGAATTTTATCCGGCGTATCAAGAACCCGACGCTGATGGTGCTGATCACCTGCATGATGCCGTTTATGCCTAACGGCGTTGTGCCGTATCTGGCGGCGCGAACCGACATCAAGTTCAAAAATTTCTTTTTGGCAGTCAGCATCGGATGTGCGCCCACATTGCTGCTGCTGTGCGCTGCGGGCAACAAGATATTGAAGGGCAATTATATCGAAGCAGGCATTTACGGCGCGGTGTTGGTGGCTTGTGTCGTGCTGCTGACCGTAAAGCAGAAAGAAATTTTGGCATTGGCCGAAAAAATTCGGATTAAATTGAAAAGAGACAGCGGGTCCGGGAAGTGA
- the abc-f gene encoding ABC-F type ribosomal protection protein, translating to MIDIATYELNKYYGSNHVIKGITFEVYTGEKVGLLGRNGSGKTTLFKVLTGEELYESGSVSKASGKRVEMMAQIPEFGENDAVEDILRSSFQEITDIHHEMKQIEGDEDPSVLLRYGHLLEEYERLGGYETEVKLDKVCNGMNIDEKMRKCLFNQLSGGEKSRVNLARILLRDCDILLLDEPTNHLDLASLEWLEKFLNEFKGTVVVISHDRVFLDRVVTRIIEITDGKADFYAGNYSYFIEEKERRFLTQSEQYEQQQKKIRQLETAAKRMHEWAKIADNKAMHKRAFAMEKRIEQMDKVDKPVTAKKLTAEFDSGSYAAKELVAFDSVYKSYGEKVLLNHLDLKIRRNDRIALVGANGCGKTTLLRILMGEEPCDSGKIKLGPSVKPAYMPQIIAFENEGATVLDTLRFDAGLSEEKTRSILAGFHFKAADVMKKVGTLSGGEKSRLKLCMLMQNNVNFLLLDEPTNHLDIATREWIENALTDFEGTMLFVSHDRYFLNKFADRIWSMENGVITEYGCEFDEYLELTRPVEIPVNKPKATVTKGKDKDKIKIHPEKEIPTEDLIHEAETELKSVIAEIESDLQNADFQNMKALYEKKSQLEERIDTLYSEWVKNG from the coding sequence ATGATTGATATAGCAACTTATGAACTGAATAAATATTACGGCTCGAACCATGTGATTAAAGGCATCACGTTTGAAGTTTATACCGGTGAAAAAGTCGGGTTGCTTGGCAGAAACGGCTCCGGAAAAACCACACTTTTCAAGGTATTGACGGGCGAAGAGCTCTATGAGAGCGGCAGCGTATCCAAAGCGTCGGGTAAGCGGGTCGAGATGATGGCGCAGATTCCCGAATTCGGGGAAAATGATGCGGTAGAAGATATTTTACGCTCGTCGTTTCAGGAAATAACGGACATCCATCATGAAATGAAACAGATCGAGGGCGACGAAGACCCCTCGGTTTTGCTTCGCTACGGACATCTTTTGGAAGAATACGAACGTCTTGGCGGCTATGAGACCGAAGTGAAATTGGATAAGGTCTGCAACGGCATGAATATTGATGAGAAAATGCGGAAATGTCTGTTTAATCAACTGAGCGGCGGAGAAAAATCACGGGTAAACTTGGCGCGGATTCTCTTGCGCGACTGCGACATCCTGCTGCTCGACGAACCGACCAATCACCTCGATTTGGCATCGCTCGAATGGCTTGAAAAATTCTTGAATGAATTCAAGGGAACCGTAGTCGTGATCTCGCACGACCGGGTGTTTCTAGACCGCGTCGTCACACGCATCATCGAGATCACCGATGGAAAAGCGGACTTTTACGCGGGCAACTACAGTTATTTCATCGAGGAAAAAGAACGCAGGTTTTTGACCCAATCGGAGCAATACGAACAGCAGCAGAAAAAAATCCGTCAGCTCGAGACTGCCGCCAAACGGATGCATGAATGGGCAAAAATCGCAGATAACAAAGCAATGCATAAACGGGCGTTTGCGATGGAAAAACGCATCGAGCAGATGGATAAGGTTGATAAACCGGTCACCGCCAAAAAGTTGACGGCGGAGTTTGACAGCGGAAGCTATGCGGCCAAAGAACTTGTTGCATTTGATTCCGTATACAAAAGCTACGGGGAAAAAGTCCTTTTGAATCATCTGGATTTGAAAATACGCCGAAACGACCGCATTGCGCTGGTCGGCGCGAACGGCTGCGGGAAAACCACACTTTTAAGAATACTGATGGGCGAAGAACCGTGCGACAGCGGCAAAATCAAACTCGGCCCCAGTGTGAAACCGGCATATATGCCGCAAATTATCGCCTTTGAAAACGAAGGTGCGACTGTACTTGACACACTGCGATTCGATGCGGGTTTGTCTGAAGAAAAAACCAGAAGCATTCTTGCGGGATTCCACTTTAAAGCCGCCGATGTGATGAAAAAGGTCGGAACGCTCTCAGGCGGAGAAAAAAGCCGATTGAAACTCTGCATGCTAATGCAGAATAACGTTAATTTTCTTCTGCTCGACGAACCCACGAATCATCTGGACATCGCGACGCGGGAATGGATTGAAAACGCCCTGACCGATTTCGAGGGCACAATGCTGTTCGTCTCCCATGACCGGTATTTTCTGAACAAATTCGCCGATCGGATTTGGAGCATGGAGAACGGCGTCATCACGGAATACGGCTGCGAGTTCGACGAGTATCTCGAACTGACCCGTCCGGTTGAAATCCCGGTCAATAAACCCAAGGCTACGGTGACAAAAGGCAAAGACAAAGATAAAATCAAGATCCACCCCGAAAAGGAAATCCCCACCGAGGATTTAATCCATGAGGCGGAAACCGAATTAAAAAGTGTGATTGCGGAAATCGAATCGGATTTGCAAAACGCGGATTTTCAGAATATGAAAGCGTTATATGAGAAAAAGAGTCAGCTTGAGGAGAGAATTGACACTCTTTACAGCGAATGGGTGAAAAACGGGTAG